From Mya arenaria isolate MELC-2E11 chromosome 12, ASM2691426v1, the proteins below share one genomic window:
- the LOC128210345 gene encoding uncharacterized protein LOC128210345, with amino-acid sequence MDTNLNIVLTLILSLCSIVIHGYDDCGDGFYCNTGYCCNSGLECCYSWGAGSIAGTVIGLFVFIAIVITCVVCCRRRNRAVFVQQAQSPFVSVVSSTNQMGQQVQYPGQQYAPSQYPGAGAAYPPQPPQYGKY; translated from the exons ATGGATACTAACCTTAATATAGTTTTGACtcttattttgtcattatgCTCAATCG ttATCCATGGTTATGACGACTGCGGAGATGGATTCTACTGCAACACTGGCTACTGCTGTAATAGTGGCTTGGAATGCTGTTACTCTTG GGGAGCGGGTAGCATAGCTGGCACGGTGATCGGTCTGTTCGTGTTTATCGCAATAGTAATCACATGCGTCGTATGTTGTCGACGAAGAAACCGGGCCGTGTTTGTCCAGCAAGCCCAATCGCCTTTCGTGTCTGTTGTCAGTTCTACGAACC AAATGGGCCAGCAGGTCCAGTATCCGGGGCAACAGTACGCCCCGTCCCAATATCCGGGAGCTGGCGCCGCCTatccaccacaaccaccacaatACGGGAAATATTGA